In a single window of the Candidatus Kaiserbacteria bacterium genome:
- a CDS encoding VTT domain-containing protein, producing MLHTIETSLLSLVHTLPLEWFVLIASIVEEIVAPIPSPTVMVLAGSAASVQSYGYIGLLFLVCIGAVGKTFGALVVYGVAYHAEDFVLRHFGKFFEITPHDIERLSAKIGTGFRAYWTLTLFRALPIMPSSLVSVGGGVLKVPVRIFVVSAFLGTLIRDGLYLYAGYVGTEALSTFITQSTHIESFVQYGVLGLIVLGCVYFIYKKKFFKTPKNTSV from the coding sequence ATGCTCCACACTATTGAAACATCACTTCTTTCGCTTGTGCACACATTACCGCTCGAGTGGTTTGTGCTTATTGCGTCGATTGTAGAGGAAATCGTTGCACCTATTCCTTCACCCACCGTGATGGTGCTCGCAGGCTCGGCTGCGTCTGTCCAATCGTATGGCTACATAGGACTTTTATTCCTCGTATGTATTGGTGCGGTAGGGAAAACCTTTGGAGCACTCGTTGTGTATGGCGTGGCGTACCATGCTGAAGATTTTGTGTTGCGCCATTTTGGAAAATTTTTTGAAATTACTCCACATGACATAGAGCGGTTGAGCGCAAAAATTGGTACAGGATTCCGCGCATATTGGACGCTCACTCTTTTCCGTGCATTACCAATTATGCCGAGTTCACTGGTGTCTGTGGGTGGTGGGGTACTCAAAGTCCCGGTGCGTATTTTTGTGGTATCGGCGTTTTTAGGAACACTTATTCGCGACGGGCTTTATCTCTATGCGGGATATGTTGGTACCGAGGCACTGAGTACATTTATTACGCAATCGACTCATATTGAATCATTTGTGCAGTATGGTGTACTCGGGCTTATCGTACTTGGGTGTGTATATTTTATCTATAAAAAAAAGTTCTTCAAAACACCAAAAAATACCTCGGTATAA
- a CDS encoding HD domain-containing protein has product MQNQETEYSIEDLEKFMKLLHDVERVKRVARRPDEKEVTNTAEHTFELTLLCWYIVSVQKLDLNLEKVLQYALAHDLIEAYAGDTPIHDEEAKKTKVAREAAALIQIEQEFPEFGDLLATIHEYERRDNPESRFVYAADKLVDPLSMSMETTQSIWKDYNVSWDTIIKNKTDKIAFSDVIQKYWNQLIKKLESRKSFFFDA; this is encoded by the coding sequence ATGCAAAATCAGGAAACGGAGTATTCGATAGAAGATTTAGAAAAGTTTATGAAGCTTCTTCATGACGTTGAGCGGGTTAAGCGTGTAGCGAGACGGCCCGACGAAAAGGAAGTGACCAATACTGCCGAACACACATTTGAGTTGACCCTCCTCTGTTGGTACATCGTCTCTGTGCAAAAATTAGACCTCAATCTTGAAAAGGTCTTACAGTATGCCCTCGCGCACGATCTTATAGAAGCCTATGCCGGCGATACCCCTATTCATGATGAAGAAGCCAAGAAGACGAAAGTTGCGAGAGAAGCCGCAGCACTTATACAGATAGAACAAGAGTTTCCAGAATTCGGTGATTTACTCGCTACCATTCATGAATATGAACGACGAGACAATCCTGAGTCTCGATTCGTGTATGCTGCAGATAAATTGGTTGACCCTTTGAGTATGAGCATGGAAACGACTCAATCTATTTGGAAGGATTACAACGTTTCTTGGGATACAATCATAAAAAATAAAACAGACAAAATTGCGTTTTCAGACGTTATTCAGAAATACTGGAATCAATTGATTAAAAAACTTGAGTCAAGAAAAAGTTTTTTCTTTGATGCGTAG
- a CDS encoding YggT family protein, translating into MISESSRPLYRGAQIVWYAFSVVEGLLIIRFILKLLNANPEALFTSLIYSLSNIFVLPFLAVFKNMRVETSVFEWTTLLAMLVYWILTVALIRLFIMSKSVSSMEADQKLVE; encoded by the coding sequence ATGATAAGCGAATCAAGTCGCCCACTGTATAGAGGGGCGCAAATAGTGTGGTACGCCTTCTCAGTGGTTGAAGGGCTCCTCATAATCCGGTTTATACTGAAACTGCTCAACGCAAATCCAGAAGCGCTCTTTACCAGTCTCATATATTCATTGTCGAATATATTTGTACTGCCCTTTCTGGCTGTGTTTAAAAATATGAGAGTAGAAACGAGCGTGTTTGAATGGACAACATTGCTCGCAATGCTCGTATATTGGATTCTCACGGTTGCCTTGATTCGATTATTCATTATGAGTAAATCAGTTTCTTCAATGGAAGCAGACCAAAAGTTAGTCGAGTAG
- a CDS encoding ATP-dependent Clp protease ATP-binding subunit: MSTLSSEIRRYTPAISLDVFLSKKSRSFVLKFLSAILSLLGIAIVGFVLRDFFVHQSFTMSSFSGDARYLVGMFCIIASFYGVLVLCTFFYNTLYFRGLSTVYGEDLVDGEGITLETAAVCLSYEHDLTQGFLMSTYGHEIMIRSGVDSEAVQTFLQGDRPKLPADTLTIQRGKFISLQDVGEFLLEKDTAFKTFLFKHAVTPSLFKGANEWVWRVRAEYKRKNRWWSRDNLGTVTGIGREFSYGIAMSLKRYQRDINTSSAFSVFLGNTAYANEVIEKIETTLTRSKSANVMLIGEPGVGKMDILIELGRRMREGHSIASLTAKRIEVFDTDVFVASYSTKGEFEAAFLKLMIQAERAGNIIMVIENFSSFLSSVSALEANAADLLGRFLTSSNVQIVGTVDPRSYHVSLETNQQLLQYFEPILIEVPDNTSTVRVLEEASWIQEHKHHVYFTYPALERIAESADQYIIEGVMPDKAVSLLAEVAASAGQDKKVIIDPDFVDLCVSQKTGIPVGPVSTGERDILMHLEDVLHKRVVGQERAISVIASAMRRARAGIQSKEKPIGTFLFLGSTGVGKTETAKALAHTFFGDERNMVRFDMSEFSDENSLTRLLGTVDAVGMLPSALREHPYCVLLLDEFEKSSVAVHDLFLQVFDEGVFTDARGDKINARNTIIIATSNAGSDLIWNYVKEGKHPDDEKDAIIDAIIERRTYKPELLNRFDAIVLFEVLNEGEQRSIAEMMLVDLQKRISEQGFTLVVNDVLLNVLMKEGYDPEFGARPMRRAIQDLIEERVAFKILEGGLKPGDIIEFSASDFAQK; encoded by the coding sequence ATGAGTACACTTTCTTCAGAAATACGTCGGTACACACCTGCAATCTCACTTGATGTGTTTCTTTCGAAGAAGTCGCGTTCATTTGTGTTAAAGTTTTTATCAGCAATCTTGTCGCTCCTCGGCATCGCCATTGTGGGATTCGTACTCCGTGACTTTTTTGTACACCAGTCCTTTACAATGAGTAGTTTTAGTGGGGATGCACGGTATTTAGTGGGAATGTTTTGTATCATAGCAAGTTTTTATGGAGTGCTTGTTCTGTGTACCTTTTTCTATAACACATTGTACTTCAGAGGATTAAGTACGGTGTATGGGGAGGACTTGGTTGATGGAGAAGGTATCACTCTTGAAACTGCAGCGGTGTGTCTCTCCTATGAGCACGACCTCACGCAGGGATTTTTAATGTCGACTTATGGACACGAGATTATGATTCGCTCGGGAGTGGATTCTGAAGCAGTGCAAACTTTCCTACAAGGAGATAGACCAAAACTTCCGGCTGATACACTCACCATACAGAGAGGGAAGTTCATTTCCCTTCAGGACGTGGGTGAGTTTCTTTTAGAAAAAGACACTGCTTTTAAGACATTTCTCTTTAAGCATGCAGTTACCCCATCCCTTTTTAAAGGTGCGAATGAATGGGTGTGGCGTGTCCGTGCGGAGTATAAACGAAAGAATCGTTGGTGGAGTCGTGACAATCTGGGCACCGTAACAGGTATTGGTCGTGAGTTCTCGTATGGCATTGCAATGAGTTTGAAGCGATATCAAAGGGACATCAATACGTCATCAGCGTTTTCTGTTTTTCTCGGCAATACTGCCTATGCGAATGAAGTGATTGAAAAAATTGAGACAACGCTCACGCGCTCCAAGTCTGCTAATGTGATGCTCATAGGTGAACCAGGGGTAGGGAAAATGGACATCCTCATTGAGTTGGGACGACGCATGCGCGAAGGACATTCTATTGCATCACTCACTGCGAAGCGTATTGAGGTCTTTGATACTGATGTGTTTGTTGCTTCATATAGTACTAAGGGAGAGTTTGAAGCAGCATTCTTGAAACTTATGATTCAGGCAGAGCGCGCGGGCAACATCATTATGGTGATTGAAAATTTCAGTTCATTTCTTTCGAGTGTGTCTGCGCTCGAGGCGAATGCAGCCGATCTTTTGGGCAGATTCCTTACTTCCTCTAATGTACAAATAGTGGGGACGGTAGATCCACGTAGTTATCATGTATCACTCGAAACCAATCAACAGTTACTTCAGTATTTTGAGCCAATTCTTATTGAGGTGCCGGATAATACAAGCACCGTGCGAGTGCTCGAGGAGGCTTCGTGGATACAAGAACACAAGCACCATGTGTACTTCACCTACCCAGCACTAGAGCGCATCGCAGAAAGTGCTGATCAGTACATCATTGAAGGAGTGATGCCCGACAAAGCCGTGAGTCTCCTTGCGGAAGTGGCAGCAAGCGCGGGACAAGACAAAAAAGTCATTATCGACCCTGATTTTGTTGATCTTTGTGTAAGTCAGAAAACGGGTATCCCAGTAGGCCCCGTGAGCACTGGTGAGCGCGACATACTTATGCATCTCGAGGATGTGCTCCATAAGCGCGTAGTGGGGCAGGAGCGTGCCATCAGTGTGATTGCAAGTGCGATGCGTCGTGCGCGTGCGGGTATTCAGAGCAAAGAAAAGCCCATAGGCACATTCCTTTTCCTTGGCTCAACAGGAGTTGGGAAGACCGAAACCGCGAAAGCGCTTGCACACACATTTTTTGGTGATGAACGTAACATGGTGCGCTTCGATATGTCGGAGTTTAGTGATGAAAATAGTCTCACCCGCCTTTTGGGTACCGTTGATGCTGTCGGTATGCTTCCCTCTGCACTTCGCGAACACCCATACTGTGTGCTTCTTCTTGATGAATTTGAAAAGTCTTCGGTGGCGGTACATGACCTCTTCCTTCAAGTGTTTGATGAAGGAGTCTTTACTGATGCACGAGGTGATAAAATAAATGCACGGAACACGATTATTATTGCCACCTCAAATGCGGGGAGTGACCTTATTTGGAACTATGTAAAAGAAGGAAAGCATCCGGATGATGAAAAAGATGCAATCATCGATGCCATTATCGAGAGGCGCACCTATAAACCCGAATTACTCAACCGCTTCGACGCTATAGTGCTCTTTGAGGTGCTTAATGAAGGTGAGCAGCGCTCTATTGCAGAAATGATGCTAGTCGATTTGCAAAAGCGCATCAGTGAGCAAGGATTTACCCTCGTCGTGAATGACGTGCTCCTCAATGTGCTCATGAAAGAAGGCTATGACCCTGAGTTTGGCGCCCGCCCCATGCGTCGCGCGATTCAAGATTTAATCGAAGAGCGCGTTGCCTTCAAAATCCTCGAAGGAGGATTAAAACCCGGTGATATAATTGAATTTTCTGCATCAGATTTTGCACAGAAGTAA
- a CDS encoding D-alanyl-D-alanine carboxypeptidase — translation MRTRGTSFFDVVIFYGALTAFVASVVGVFLFLLLPTQTEQVVESAPVITTLTQPLTTDTWGVFDPKTGIVITGENLDTERPIASVSKLFTAYVVMESDKKDDAFTITATDVATYGRSGKLTYGEMVTPYTLLFPLLIESSNDAAVAISRYMGSEFETQIHSVTETLALSHTHIVEPSGLSPRDISSVRDLAIFYAYLAKNKPHILDITRLPIYIALRDGYMNNNPAIKIDAYKGGKHGFTDEAGRTFVGAFEGEDGKDVGVVLLGSTDLIHDIEILRTQGAKFAVASDIMAE, via the coding sequence ATGCGAACACGCGGTACTTCTTTTTTTGATGTTGTGATTTTTTATGGAGCGCTCACTGCCTTTGTGGCTTCGGTGGTTGGCGTTTTTTTGTTTTTGCTCCTCCCGACGCAGACGGAACAAGTGGTTGAAAGTGCTCCTGTGATTACTACGCTCACACAGCCACTCACGACGGATACGTGGGGTGTCTTCGACCCCAAAACGGGCATAGTCATCACGGGAGAAAATCTCGACACCGAGCGTCCTATTGCCTCCGTCTCAAAACTCTTTACTGCATATGTAGTCATGGAGAGTGATAAAAAAGATGATGCATTTACCATCACTGCTACCGATGTCGCCACGTATGGTCGTTCGGGGAAACTTACCTATGGTGAGATGGTGACACCGTACACACTCCTTTTCCCACTTCTGATTGAATCATCAAATGACGCTGCAGTCGCAATCTCTCGCTATATGGGATCTGAGTTTGAGACACAGATACACTCAGTTACAGAAACATTGGCACTTTCACATACTCATATTGTGGAACCTTCGGGCCTCAGTCCACGTGATATTTCAAGCGTACGTGACTTAGCAATTTTTTATGCCTACTTAGCGAAAAACAAGCCACATATTCTTGATATTACTCGTCTCCCAATCTACATTGCCCTTCGGGATGGGTATATGAATAACAATCCTGCAATCAAGATAGATGCATATAAGGGAGGAAAACACGGTTTTACCGACGAAGCAGGACGTACATTTGTGGGTGCCTTTGAGGGGGAGGATGGAAAGGATGTTGGTGTCGTTCTATTAGGAAGTACTGATTTAATTCACGATATTGAAATACTCAGAACGCAAGGTGCGAAGTTTGCCGTCGCATCTGATATAATGGCAGAATGA
- a CDS encoding leucine-rich repeat domain-containing protein, protein MHKNISIGVLVIALIGFFIWSNTSIAPTEDVSTSKEKADDTTSHVKNEPKATASQTPSTPSAKADAAHTLVLAHTGLTKVSSDVFTKTDLLTLDLSNNNLTGSLPAEVRLLTSLRTLNLSYNKFTGVPAEIGQLKDLEYLDLAHNELTGLPHELGNLSNLKELILTGNNYSQADLDVIQKSLPSTTKIITE, encoded by the coding sequence ATGCATAAAAACATCAGTATAGGAGTACTCGTTATCGCTCTCATCGGCTTTTTCATTTGGTCAAACACAAGTATTGCGCCCACAGAGGACGTGTCTACGTCGAAAGAAAAAGCAGACGATACAACTTCACACGTTAAAAATGAGCCTAAAGCAACCGCTTCTCAAACTCCATCTACACCTTCAGCAAAAGCTGATGCAGCTCACACACTCGTCCTCGCACACACAGGACTCACCAAAGTTTCAAGTGATGTGTTTACCAAAACAGACCTTCTCACGCTCGACCTCTCAAACAACAATCTCACGGGGTCACTCCCTGCGGAAGTACGTCTCCTCACTTCGCTCCGCACACTCAACCTGAGTTACAACAAATTCACCGGTGTTCCTGCGGAAATAGGGCAACTGAAAGACCTTGAGTATCTCGACCTTGCACATAATGAACTCACGGGACTTCCCCATGAATTAGGTAATTTATCAAACCTCAAAGAACTTATCCTCACTGGCAACAATTACTCACAGGCTGATTTGGATGTTATACAAAAATCACTTCCTTCAACTACAAAAATAATTACTGAATAG
- a CDS encoding rhodanese-like domain-containing protein, giving the protein MKEINAHAFKEALENEKRNDAVDFINVCTSAEFKEKYIEGVRSVPLDTLQNHLPEFKDKKTIYIHCRSGARARHAIDILENLGVGAELINLEGGILAWEKAGFPTKVFTHRLPIMRQMLLTAGLLVTLGVILALTVNPKFVFLALVVGCGQMFAGITGWCGLSHLLEKMPWNK; this is encoded by the coding sequence ATGAAAGAAATCAATGCACATGCGTTCAAAGAAGCACTCGAAAACGAAAAACGTAATGATGCAGTCGATTTTATTAATGTTTGTACTTCAGCTGAGTTCAAAGAAAAGTATATTGAAGGAGTGCGCAGTGTCCCTCTTGATACTCTTCAGAATCACCTCCCTGAATTTAAAGATAAAAAAACTATCTACATTCACTGTCGAAGTGGAGCACGTGCTCGTCATGCAATCGACATTCTCGAGAATCTGGGTGTAGGAGCAGAACTCATCAACCTAGAGGGCGGTATCCTAGCTTGGGAGAAAGCAGGTTTCCCTACAAAGGTATTTACACATCGGCTCCCAATCATGCGACAAATGCTCCTCACTGCAGGACTTTTGGTGACACTCGGAGTCATTCTCGCACTCACCGTAAATCCAAAGTTTGTATTTCTCGCGCTTGTAGTTGGATGCGGACAAATGTTTGCCGGTATCACCGGCTGGTGCGGACTTTCACACCTTCTCGAGAAAATGCCCTGGAATAAATAG
- a CDS encoding response regulator, producing the protein MEKPTVLIVEDDKNIRGMYSDAFTLAGIKVLTAEDGSEGVKLALLHHPNAILMDIMMPVMNGHEAMSIIRRDAWGKHANVVYLTNMTDPENIVHAVEQGSEEYIIKANLTPKEVVNQVRMAMRA; encoded by the coding sequence ATGGAAAAACCAACCGTACTTATTGTCGAGGATGACAAAAATATTCGAGGAATGTATTCAGATGCCTTTACACTTGCGGGAATCAAGGTACTCACTGCAGAAGATGGAAGCGAGGGAGTGAAGCTCGCTCTCCTGCATCACCCAAATGCAATTCTTATGGATATTATGATGCCTGTTATGAATGGTCATGAGGCGATGAGCATTATTCGCAGAGATGCATGGGGCAAACATGCAAATGTGGTGTACCTTACCAATATGACTGATCCAGAAAATATTGTGCACGCAGTTGAACAGGGAAGTGAAGAATATATCATTAAAGCAAATCTGACTCCCAAAGAGGTTGTGAATCAAGTTCGCATGGCGATGAGGGCCTAA
- the dnaX gene encoding DNA polymerase III subunit gamma/tau, producing MTDISLALYRKYRPSTFEEVRNQDHIIRVLQGALAKKMIPHALLFTGSRGTGKTTVARIFAHAVGAHDVDIYEIDAASNRGIDDIRELKEAVHTSPFESPYKVYIIDEVHMLTKEAFNALLKTLEEPPAHVIFILATTERDKLLDTITSRCQVFEFHAPTREELRDTVMAVAQKEKFTLDAHAADVVALAADGSFRDALGITQKVIMASGDAVLTADEVAAIVGAPKNILLQEVFAAFATKNLEAGLEALARADVGRFDMKLFMRLLLERVRTVLLVRFNPKDADSFLVQYSVEDAAALRAAAKDAVTTINSALVLRLLSASESVGKSAIPQLPLELALIEHCS from the coding sequence ATGACCGATATTTCACTTGCGCTCTATCGCAAATACCGCCCCAGTACCTTCGAAGAGGTACGCAATCAAGACCACATCATTAGGGTATTACAAGGCGCGCTTGCTAAAAAGATGATTCCTCACGCGCTCCTTTTTACGGGGTCACGCGGTACCGGAAAGACGACCGTGGCACGCATTTTCGCACATGCAGTGGGTGCTCACGACGTGGATATCTATGAAATCGATGCAGCCTCAAATCGTGGTATCGACGATATACGAGAACTCAAGGAAGCAGTACATACATCTCCCTTTGAGTCCCCCTACAAGGTGTATATCATTGATGAAGTACATATGCTCACCAAAGAAGCATTTAATGCACTTTTGAAAACACTCGAAGAACCTCCTGCACATGTGATTTTTATACTTGCTACTACTGAGCGCGATAAACTGCTTGATACGATTACCTCACGGTGCCAAGTGTTTGAGTTTCATGCACCAACTCGTGAAGAGTTGCGTGACACGGTGATGGCAGTAGCGCAAAAAGAAAAATTTACACTTGATGCACATGCGGCAGATGTTGTGGCACTTGCAGCGGATGGCTCATTCCGTGACGCACTGGGCATTACTCAAAAGGTGATAATGGCTTCGGGAGATGCGGTACTGACCGCAGACGAAGTCGCAGCTATTGTTGGTGCACCTAAAAATATTTTACTCCAAGAAGTATTTGCAGCTTTTGCGACAAAAAATCTTGAAGCAGGACTCGAGGCACTTGCGCGCGCCGATGTGGGACGCTTTGATATGAAGCTTTTTATGCGTCTTCTCTTAGAGCGCGTACGGACAGTGCTTTTAGTACGCTTTAATCCAAAGGATGCTGATTCTTTTTTGGTACAGTACAGTGTTGAGGATGCGGCAGCGCTTCGTGCTGCAGCAAAAGATGCAGTCACCACTATTAATTCAGCGCTCGTACTAAGGCTTTTGTCCGCAAGTGAGTCAGTAGGAAAGAGTGCCATCCCGCAACTTCCTCTGGAACTTGCGCTTATTGAGCATTGTTCATAG
- a CDS encoding histidine phosphatase family protein: MHIYFVRHGSTVLNDLHVHQSPGTSLSPKGYDQALSVGESLRSVNPDLLISSEYTRARETARVIGECVGLTPEVSDFFYEVSRPSSLFGKSHFHPKTLVYVFLSTLMRNRPSWHFEDAENFSDIKMRATRALTYLESLTPTHASVIVVSHTIFINMMISYMCQNKMYDLKSLILTILHIKQMKNTDVIHVECMGRTNKNSCVWSVVYEV, translated from the coding sequence ATGCATATTTACTTCGTACGACACGGATCCACGGTATTGAATGACCTTCACGTCCACCAATCCCCGGGCACAAGCCTTTCGCCAAAAGGATATGACCAAGCGCTTTCCGTGGGTGAATCACTGCGCAGTGTTAATCCAGATCTACTTATTTCAAGCGAGTATACACGCGCACGTGAGACTGCCCGAGTGATTGGTGAGTGTGTTGGGCTCACACCAGAAGTGAGTGATTTTTTCTATGAGGTGTCTCGACCCTCATCACTTTTTGGTAAGTCCCATTTTCATCCGAAGACACTCGTGTACGTGTTTTTATCTACGCTCATGCGAAATCGTCCTTCTTGGCATTTCGAGGACGCTGAAAATTTTTCGGACATAAAAATGCGCGCAACGCGAGCGCTCACGTATCTTGAATCACTCACCCCTACACATGCTTCAGTCATAGTAGTTTCCCATACTATTTTTATAAACATGATGATATCGTATATGTGTCAAAACAAGATGTATGATCTCAAAAGTCTCATACTGACCATACTGCATATCAAGCAGATGAAGAACACTGATGTAATTCATGTAGAGTGTATGGGTAGAACGAATAAAAATTCCTGTGTATGGAGCGTCGTGTATGAGGTATAA
- a CDS encoding GlsB/YeaQ/YmgE family stress response membrane protein, whose amino-acid sequence MSILLWILFGGLVGWIASLIMGTDGQQGIILNIVVGIIGSSIGGYIMHALGKGGVGGFTVRSFAVGVIGAVVLIAIFQFIRG is encoded by the coding sequence ATGAGTATTTTATTATGGATTCTCTTCGGGGGTCTTGTGGGGTGGATTGCATCATTAATCATGGGTACTGATGGACAACAAGGAATTATTCTCAACATCGTTGTGGGTATTATTGGCTCCAGTATTGGTGGCTATATTATGCATGCGCTCGGCAAAGGTGGAGTGGGCGGGTTCACGGTTCGCAGTTTCGCTGTAGGGGTTATCGGTGCAGTAGTACTCATCGCCATCTTTCAATTCATTCGCGGATAA
- the mltG gene encoding endolytic transglycosylase MltG yields MKLRPRKVAPTRTLFSRALRPILYVGVSLFILGASALTFFVFESRHIAAPSSSIEVTQITPESAAVIEETLESFPVSVNPVEKEISEDPALANFIGEHIAPTDQVLSLNPYWFTRALGKLALMGWYQNLASLSSRILVVESGERKEQVAEHFGKILKWDAVEKKEFLALIETTAPVLEEGKLFPGAYTVSKDALPGEVAALVLERFNTEVLKRYPQDIEEVVPLSDALTIASLLEREARDFDDMRHISGVIWNRLFTDMRLQIDATLQYAKGSKANQPWWPRVVPDDKYLSSAYNTYKNEGLPPTPIANASLEAITAALNPIETECMYYFHDKKGGFHCSVTYEEHVASLKEYYGRGK; encoded by the coding sequence ATGAAATTGCGGCCGAGAAAAGTAGCACCCACACGCACACTTTTTTCGCGCGCGCTCCGGCCAATACTTTATGTTGGAGTATCACTTTTTATACTTGGCGCTTCTGCACTGACATTTTTTGTATTTGAGAGTAGGCACATAGCGGCACCATCATCTTCTATCGAGGTGACACAAATTACTCCTGAATCAGCTGCCGTCATTGAAGAAACACTCGAGTCCTTTCCAGTAAGTGTAAATCCTGTGGAAAAAGAAATCAGCGAGGATCCTGCTCTTGCAAATTTTATAGGAGAGCATATTGCGCCTACAGACCAAGTACTGAGCCTGAATCCGTACTGGTTTACTCGTGCACTCGGAAAACTCGCTTTGATGGGGTGGTATCAAAATCTTGCATCTCTTTCCAGTCGAATTTTGGTGGTAGAGTCAGGTGAGCGCAAGGAGCAAGTTGCCGAGCACTTTGGAAAGATTTTGAAGTGGGATGCGGTAGAAAAAAAAGAGTTTCTGGCACTAATTGAAACTACTGCACCGGTACTCGAAGAGGGTAAATTGTTTCCTGGTGCCTACACAGTGAGCAAGGACGCGTTACCGGGAGAGGTTGCGGCTCTTGTGCTCGAACGTTTTAATACTGAGGTTCTCAAGCGGTACCCTCAAGATATTGAAGAAGTCGTACCACTTTCAGATGCTCTTACTATTGCATCCCTTCTTGAACGTGAAGCACGTGACTTTGATGATATGCGCCATATCTCTGGAGTCATTTGGAATAGACTTTTTACCGATATGCGTCTACAGATTGATGCGACACTGCAATATGCAAAGGGGAGTAAGGCTAATCAGCCGTGGTGGCCGCGAGTTGTCCCCGATGATAAATATTTGTCATCAGCATATAACACCTATAAAAATGAGGGACTCCCTCCGACACCTATCGCAAACGCATCACTTGAGGCTATCACAGCGGCACTCAATCCAATCGAAACCGAATGTATGTACTATTTTCATGACAAGAAAGGTGGTTTCCATTGTAGTGTGACATACGAGGAACACGTAGCATCACTCAAAGAATATTATGGCCGAGGAAAATAA
- a CDS encoding DUF2132 domain-containing protein translates to MESKSIQKNNPLHGITLKTVVEELVSHYGFETLSQKIKIKCFTEKPSVNSSLTFLRKTPWAREKVEKYYIWTFFKRDGTRKD, encoded by the coding sequence ATGGAATCAAAGTCTATTCAAAAGAATAATCCCCTCCACGGCATTACGCTTAAAACCGTCGTCGAAGAACTCGTATCTCACTATGGCTTTGAGACACTGAGTCAAAAAATTAAAATCAAATGCTTTACAGAGAAACCAAGTGTAAATTCAAGTCTCACGTTCCTTCGTAAGACCCCCTGGGCACGAGAAAAAGTGGAAAAGTACTACATCTGGACATTTTTCAAACGTGACGGCACACGGAAGGACTAG
- a CDS encoding GlsB/YeaQ/YmgE family stress response membrane protein, whose protein sequence is MEIILWVILGAVAGWIGSLIMNTDGQQGVMLNIVVGIIGAVLGGYIMNFFGAGGVTGFNLYSLLVAVVGAVALLAIVKLVRAS, encoded by the coding sequence ATGGAAATTATATTATGGGTGATACTCGGAGCAGTTGCAGGATGGATTGGATCATTGATTATGAATACTGACGGACAACAAGGAGTCATGCTTAATATTGTTGTCGGTATTATTGGTGCAGTTCTTGGTGGCTACATAATGAATTTTTTTGGTGCAGGTGGCGTCACAGGATTTAATTTGTACAGCCTCTTAGTTGCCGTTGTTGGTGCAGTGGCCTTACTCGCTATTGTTAAACTGGTACGAGCAAGTTAA